One segment of Pseudobythopirellula maris DNA contains the following:
- a CDS encoding CpaF family protein — translation MTQANAGSAPLSRQDKEAEFENIKRRIHTKLVDKLDLSRVGELEGDTLRREIRLVVEHLCDTEDTFLNRNERDRLVEEVLDETFGLGPMELLLKDPSISEIMVNGPRDVFVEKSGKLVKTQVVFRDNKHLMQIIDRIVSRVGRRVDEVCPMVDARLQDGSRVNAIIPPLALDGPTVTIRRFGSNPLKLEDLLNYKSLTPEMVMLLEGAMKAHLNIIISGGTGSGKTTLLNTLSSFISNEDRIVTIEDAAELQLQQDHVVRLETRPANIEGKGRIGATDLVRNSLRMRPDRIIIGECRGGETLDMLQAMNTGHDGSLTTCHANTPRDAIARLETMIMMAGFEMPMKAMRTQISSAVNLIVQANRLQGGPRKVTHITEILGMEQDTIVMQDIFKWVQTGVDQNGRAIGQFVSTGIRPSFMDRLEQAGVKLPASTFRERVMLSD, via the coding sequence ATGACACAAGCCAACGCCGGTTCGGCCCCCCTGTCTCGTCAGGACAAGGAAGCCGAATTCGAAAACATCAAACGACGGATCCACACCAAGCTGGTCGACAAGCTCGACCTGTCGCGTGTGGGCGAGCTCGAGGGCGACACCCTGCGGCGCGAGATCCGCCTGGTCGTCGAGCACCTCTGCGACACCGAGGACACGTTCCTCAATCGCAACGAACGCGATCGCCTCGTCGAGGAGGTTCTCGACGAGACCTTCGGCCTGGGCCCGATGGAGCTGCTGCTCAAGGACCCCTCGATCAGCGAAATCATGGTCAACGGGCCGCGTGACGTGTTCGTCGAGAAAAGCGGCAAGCTCGTGAAGACGCAGGTCGTGTTCCGCGACAACAAGCACCTGATGCAGATCATCGACCGCATCGTGTCGCGTGTCGGCCGCCGCGTCGACGAGGTCTGCCCGATGGTCGACGCCCGCCTGCAGGATGGCTCGCGTGTGAACGCGATCATCCCGCCCCTGGCGCTCGACGGGCCCACCGTGACGATCCGGCGCTTCGGCTCGAACCCGCTGAAGCTCGAGGACCTGCTCAACTACAAGAGCCTCACGCCCGAGATGGTCATGCTGCTCGAGGGCGCCATGAAGGCGCACCTCAACATCATCATCTCCGGCGGCACCGGCTCTGGTAAGACGACGCTGCTCAACACCCTGTCGAGCTTCATCTCGAACGAAGACCGCATCGTCACGATCGAGGACGCGGCCGAGCTGCAGCTGCAGCAGGACCACGTCGTGCGGCTCGAGACCCGCCCGGCCAACATCGAGGGCAAGGGGCGGATCGGCGCCACCGACCTGGTGAGGAACTCGCTGCGTATGCGGCCCGACCGCATCATCATCGGCGAGTGTCGTGGCGGCGAGACGCTCGACATGCTGCAGGCGATGAACACGGGCCACGACGGCTCGCTCACCACCTGCCACGCGAACACGCCGCGCGACGCGATCGCCCGTCTCGAGACGATGATCATGATGGCGGGCTTCGAGATGCCCATGAAGGCGATGCGCACGCAGATCTCCAGCGCCGTCAACCTGATCGTCCAGGCCAACCGCTTGCAGGGCGGGCCGAGAAAGGTGACCCACATCACCGAGATCCTCGGCATGGAGCAAGACACGATCGTCATGCAAGACATCTTCAAATGGGTGCAGACCGGCGTCGATCAGAACGGGCGGGCGATCGGGCAGTTCGTTTCGACCGGCATCCGCCCGTCGTTCATGGACCGCCTGGAGCAGGCCGGCGTGAAGCTGCCGGCCAGCACCTTCCGCGAGCGTGTGATGCTAAGCGACTGA